The genomic segment CAGTATGGCTGTCCAGTGGTTTGCGTCGCCGCAGAAGAGTCTGAAGGCGTTGCAAAAACACCTCAAACCGGAAGGCAGGCTTTACTATGCAACGCTCGGGCAGGAGAGTTTTGCCGAATGGCGCGCCGTGACGCAGGAGGCGGGCGTTTCATCGGGGCTGCTGGCTTTGTCTGCGTGGCCGGGAATCATCAGCGAGGAAAAAATTGAAATAGATTACGGTGATGCACTCGGGTTTTTAAAGGCGCTGAAGGCGATAGGGGCCCATCAACCGGCGGAGAATTATACGCCCCTTCATCCGGCGGCGATGCGGCGGGTCTGCCGGCATTTCGATGAAACATATCAGGGCCGGATTCGCTGGCACATTGTTTACGGATGTCTGGAAGCTCAGGCGAAGGTTTTTGCGCGTTGATGCAGTCCTTCGAAGATTCCTTCATAGGCGCGGTCTAATTGCGCATCGCTGATGCAATAAGGCGGCATGATGTAAACCGCATTTCCCAGCGGGCGGATGTTCAGGCCGTGGGATAAATACCAGTCGCGAAGAAATTCGCCTTCCCTGCTTTTGTAATCGCCGCGTTCGTCCGCCAGATTAAAGGCCATGACGGGCCCCATCACGCGGGGCATGTAAATGTCCGGCAAAGCCTGAAGCGCCGGAAGCTG from the Rhodospirillales bacterium genome contains:
- a CDS encoding methyltransferase translates to MGFENVADSFGQKARQYDRCAPLQKEVARKLARQLPGLGAPDILEIGCGTGFLTAALFQKYKDGRFHITDIAPEMVSVAAEKFHGDERAVFEVMDGENPSLEKQYDLIVSSMAVQWFASPQKSLKALQKHLKPEGRLYYATLGQESFAEWRAVTQEAGVSSGLLALSAWPGIISEEKIEIDYGDALGFLKALKAIGAHQPAENYTPLHPAAMRRVCRHFDETYQGRIRWHIVYGCLEAQAKVFAR